A portion of the Malania oleifera isolate guangnan ecotype guangnan chromosome 3, ASM2987363v1, whole genome shotgun sequence genome contains these proteins:
- the LOC131150339 gene encoding ferritin-like catalase Nec2, whose product MVGATGKGLDDVAPESAMGGPAPIPPEMANLNLEFAELFDEFAWQEVDHLRPQTNLSVAVFAEIMHQAFGYPLYPPFNPFANNINFLLSSYYTPYVGGNVNLQ is encoded by the exons ATGGTTGGAGCCACGGGAAAGGGATTAGATGACGTTGCTCCGGAGTCAGCAATGGGAGGTCCAGCACCCATTCCTCCAGAGATGGCCAACCTCAACCTTGAATTCGCTGAACTTTTCGACGAATTTGCCTGGCAAGAAGTCGACCACCTAAG GCCGCAAACGAATTTAAGTGTAGCAGTGTTTGCAGAGATTATGCATCAGGCATTTGGTTATCCCTTGTATCCTCCCTTCAACCCTTTTGCCAATAACATCAACTTCCTCCTTTCCAGCTACTATACTCCTTACGTCGGAGGTAACGTTAATCTCCAATGA